A stretch of Megalobrama amblycephala isolate DHTTF-2021 linkage group LG14, ASM1881202v1, whole genome shotgun sequence DNA encodes these proteins:
- the LOC125245997 gene encoding hemagglutinin/amebocyte aggregation factor-like, giving the protein MRRVALFLLLTGLLASGQGWSNSYDEPLNFKCPPGQSISSITSTHNNFYEDRQWDFGCKDKFIQRTGCVLSHYVNNFDQDFTFECPQHYVITGMNSFHNNFFEDRQWQFYYCKSKCEVSSNCQWTPYVNWLDETFHWNVPDNHVLVGAGSYHHNVHEDRRWRYKYCEQKSC; this is encoded by the exons ATGAGGAGAGTTGCTCTGTTTCTGCTACTGACTGGACTGCTGGCCAGTGGACAAG GCTGGAGTAACAGCTATGATGAGCCTTTAAATTTTAAGTGTCCTCCAGGCCAGTCTATATCATCCATAACGAG CACACACAACAATTTTTATGAGGATCGTCAGTGGGATTTTGGCTGTAAAGACAAATTCATCCAGAGAACTGGCTGTGTCTTATCACATTACGTCAATAACTTTGACCAAGACTTCACATTCGAGTGTCCACAACACTACGTGATTACTGGAATGAATAGCTTCCACAACAACTTCTTTGAGGACAGACA GTGGCAGTTTTACTACTGTAAAAGTAAGTGTGAGGTCAGCTCAAACTGTCAGTGGACTCCATACGTGAACTGGTTGGATGAGACCTTCCACTGGAATGTGCCTGACAATCACGTTCTGGTGGGCGCTGGAAGCTACCATCATAATGTTCATGA AGATCGGCGATGGAGGTACAAGTACTGTGAGCAAAAATCATGTTGA